The DNA window TTGCAGACAGAAGCCCCTCCTCCCCATCATTCCATCACGCCTGGAAAAAACATGTGGGTTCTGGACAAAATCCGGAGTTCAGTGGAGAACAACGCGCCCCGCCAGGGGGAGGCAGGCGACAAACAGGAAAAAGCCCCCATCTACAGTAACGTCCTCACCCCTGACAAGATCCCTGACTTTTTCATCCCACCGAAACTGGTCAGCTGCCCACCAGAGGCTGAAACACCGGATGTCAAACCCAAAGAAGGTCTGCGGCCGTCCACCTCAGAGCAGACCATCGGCAACAAAATCATCAGCAGCCCTCGGAGTCCCCGTCTGGTCAGCAAGCTGGCTGGAGACACCAAGAACCTTCTGAGGGCCGCCAACCGTCACATCATTCAGATTGAAAGTGCTGATGAAGTCGTCGCTGGTGATACCAATGCCGATCCGCAGTCCCAGACGGCTATGTCTCTACCCTATATTCCAAAGACTCAGACCTCCTATGGGTTTGCCACACTAATGGAGAGTCCCCACACTCGCCGGAAAGAATCCCTGTTCCACTGTGACCACACGAGTCCGGTCACCTCCCCGAACACCCAACGCAAGTCCCAGGGCAAGAGCAGCACCGAAGGCAGCCACCTGAACCCGGTGGATTTCAACGCGTCTCACATCAGCCCGTACCGTTACTTCAGCGGGGGCGAGAGCGATACCTGCTCCTCTGCGGAATCATCCCCATTCAGCTCCCCTTTGCTGTCCCGCTCCGCCTCTCTGCTCAAGATCTTCACTCACGAGACCCAGGCCAAGGTGGTCAAGGCCAAGAGAACGTTCGCCCGGCACAGTTCGCTCTCCACAGACGAGTGCAGCTCAGCAGAGCCCAGCCCCAACGTGCCCAGACGGGTTCACACCTCTATGGGAGGTGGTCCCCTGGACCATCTGCATGGAAGAGACAGGCAGCAAAGAGAGCACACGGTCAACTTGCACAAAGGTGGCACCATCCGTCTCTGCGCCGACTACGACGCGGGGACAGCACGCCTGAGGATTCGGATCGTAGCGGCCGAGGACCTGTACGACCAGATGTTCGACATGAAGAGCATCAACTGCTGTGTTTCGCTCTACCTCAATCCGGGTAAGCTGCAGAAACAGCGGAGCAATATCATCAAGAACAGCCGCAATCCCGTCTTCAATGAGGACTTCTTCTTTGACTCGGTCAGCTCGGCGCAGGTGAAAACCCTGGCTCTGAAGATCAAAGTGGTGAACAAGGGCACTAGTCTGAAAAGGGACAGCctgctgggagagagagaggttcctCTGGGGAAGCTCCTGCCTGGCCTTTAAAGCTCGAAGCAAGGACTTACATGGACTAACTGTCTTCAAAAGGCAACTAATGTACTCTGAAGTAAATAGCTAAGCCTGTCTCCATGTAGCACTATGTAGTACTTTTGTTGGGCACGTTTACTCATAACACTCTAGAGCTTGGTACTCATAGCAAGTAACTGTGTATATTGGAATATGGTTATGTGGTTATGCATATAAAGATAGTATTCTATTGGATATAtgtttgttatatatatttaatatatatattttctatgtTTGACATATGTTCTATGCTTGTTGTGTAAACTGGTGCAGACAGAACATTTGCTTTTTGATTGTACAACCTTTTTTTGTCCAGCCCTGATCCTTTGAACTCGCACAATGACCCAGTGTGCAAATGTTAGCTTTGATCCTGGATGCATCTGCTGACTAATTTGGAGGATGTTGCATCACTGTGTCTTACCAGACATTGGCGTAAATATGGAAatgtgatgatgtgtgtgtgtgtgtgtgtgtgtgtgtgtgtctgcactcACCCTTGTGAATAGTTTTTTATCGTGAGACCCAGAAGCCTTACTGAAGACGGAGGAGGTTGGCATGTGATGGTCAGCTCTGACTGGACTGCATTAAGCTGATGAGCATGACTTTGTTAACCTATTCTGACTGGACGTCATCTTCGCTGGACGTGTTTGTCGTACGTCGGTACACTGACGGTGTTACATCACAGACTCTTGATCTTGATCTTTTATGGACTCCTTATCCTACAAGTACCGACAGGTTAATGTGTCTTGGGCAGTAATTAATAGGAAATACTGGGGAACTCAATCTGATGGTTATAGTatttaaaactataaaaaaaatgatttacaTTTTGGTCTCAAACAACCAAATTCTCAGGAAATATAGGCCTAAATATGAAGACCAGTTGTGTCATAAGTTCCCTGTTTTGATATAACattgctgtcctgcaaaaaccttgtatctccagcaTGGCAACCTTCTTaattttcaatgaaagtcaatgtaaaaagattgtattctAAACGCTACGAAGGATTTCTTTTAACAAtaccataaaagaaccattttaggtTTGATAAAGAATAATTTTTGTTTAAGAGATATACACATATGCCCAAACGTttttggacacctcttctaatgaatgcatattgctactttaacttgcacagatatgcaaatgcacacaaacagcttatAGAATGGGACTCATGAACCGACTGGCACCATCCCatgctaatgccaggcctggacTAGAGACATAAAAAGCcatccagcattgagctatggggcagtggagctgtgttctctggaatgatggtggtgctccatccaatacttttgggttgaggcgtggtggtgatcatccaacatcctgacctccctaacaCTCTTGTGTCTAAATGTCATCATATCCTCACAACATTGccccagaatctagtagaactCTGAGTGAGATTTAAACTAGTGAAtgttaaggttctttacactcatgGGTGTATTGGTTCTTTCTACATACATGTTTTacacattgtaaaaaaaaaaatctggcagattcagattatattagaaaaagtgaaaattgagatacaaggtttttgcatgacagagcCCATAAGTATGATTCCAATTCTAAAGTAgattaaagtaaatcatcaaAGCAATattagagcaccatcatttctttGCTAATGCAAGTTTCAAATGCAGTACTTCAGTCTGAATCTCACGCTTTTCCTTGATGCTTTCTTAATGTTGAAGTATTATGATAATAGTAGGAAAAAAAGTCCCATGGTTCTAGCTCTCCGTTTGATGTAGTAAATGTAGAGATATCAGTGGTAAGAGTTGTAGACCTCATTAAAATCTCCCCGCAGGAAAAG is part of the Salminus brasiliensis chromosome 17, fSalBra1.hap2, whole genome shotgun sequence genome and encodes:
- the LOC140538432 gene encoding C2 calcium-dependent domain-containing protein 4C: MWVLDKIRSSVENNAPRQGEAGDKQEKAPIYSNVLTPDKIPDFFIPPKLVSCPPEAETPDVKPKEGLRPSTSEQTIGNKIISSPRSPRLVSKLAGDTKNLLRAANRHIIQIESADEVVAGDTNADPQSQTAMSLPYIPKTQTSYGFATLMESPHTRRKESLFHCDHTSPVTSPNTQRKSQGKSSTEGSHLNPVDFNASHISPYRYFSGGESDTCSSAESSPFSSPLLSRSASLLKIFTHETQAKVVKAKRTFARHSSLSTDECSSAEPSPNVPRRVHTSMGGGPLDHLHGRDRQQREHTVNLHKGGTIRLCADYDAGTARLRIRIVAAEDLYDQMFDMKSINCCVSLYLNPGKLQKQRSNIIKNSRNPVFNEDFFFDSVSSAQVKTLALKIKVVNKGTSLKRDSLLGEREVPLGKLLPGL